A genomic segment from Variovorax paradoxus B4 encodes:
- a CDS encoding branched-chain amino acid ABC transporter permease, with product MFYRENGQFKTSYRADQQVFPILQDRVAIGLVLIFAFAVVPFLASDYLMRAILIPFVIISLAALGVNVLVGYCGQISLGSGAFMAVGAYGAYNFFVRFPGLPLIPALILGGLCATLFGILFGLPSLRVKGLYLAVATLAAQFFSDWMFLRIKWFTLDTPSGSVSVSNLQVFGWPIESAASKYLLCLVVLVVVAVLTKNLVRGAIGREWMAIRDMDVAAAVIGIRPMYAKLSAFAVSSFIIGVAGALWAFVYLGAWEPAAFSVDQSFRLLFMVIIGGLGSITGAFFGAAFITVLPIVLNQALPVIAGWFGAQISTVGIAHAELMIFGGLIVWFLIVEPHGLAKLWSTGKQKLRLWPFPH from the coding sequence ATGTTCTACAGGGAAAACGGCCAGTTCAAGACCAGCTATCGCGCCGACCAGCAGGTCTTTCCGATCCTGCAGGACCGCGTGGCGATCGGCCTGGTGCTGATCTTCGCGTTCGCGGTCGTGCCCTTCCTGGCCAGCGACTACCTGATGCGCGCGATCCTGATCCCCTTCGTGATCATCTCGCTGGCGGCGCTGGGCGTGAACGTGCTGGTGGGCTACTGCGGCCAGATCTCGCTGGGCTCGGGCGCCTTCATGGCGGTGGGTGCCTACGGGGCCTACAACTTCTTCGTGCGCTTCCCCGGGCTGCCGCTGATTCCCGCGCTGATCCTGGGCGGCCTGTGCGCCACGCTGTTCGGCATCCTGTTCGGGCTGCCCAGCCTGCGCGTCAAGGGCCTCTACCTCGCGGTGGCCACGCTGGCTGCGCAGTTCTTCAGCGACTGGATGTTCCTGCGCATCAAGTGGTTCACGCTCGACACGCCCTCGGGATCGGTGTCGGTGTCGAATCTGCAGGTCTTCGGCTGGCCGATCGAGAGCGCCGCGAGCAAGTACCTGCTGTGCCTCGTGGTGCTGGTGGTGGTCGCCGTGCTGACCAAGAACCTGGTGCGAGGCGCCATCGGCCGCGAGTGGATGGCCATCCGCGACATGGACGTGGCGGCCGCCGTGATCGGCATCCGTCCGATGTACGCCAAGCTCAGCGCCTTCGCAGTCAGCTCGTTCATCATCGGCGTGGCCGGCGCGCTCTGGGCCTTCGTCTACCTCGGCGCCTGGGAGCCGGCGGCGTTCTCGGTCGACCAGTCGTTCCGACTGCTCTTCATGGTGATCATCGGCGGGCTCGGCTCGATCACCGGGGCCTTCTTCGGCGCGGCCTTCATCACCGTGCTGCCGATCGTGCTGAACCAGGCGCTGCCGGTCATTGCCGGCTGGTTCGGCGCGCAGATCTCGACCGTCGGCATCGCGCATGCGGAGCTGATGATCTTCGGCGGCCTCATCGTGTGGTTCCTGATCGTCGAGCCGCACGGGCTGGCCAAGCTGTGGTCCACGGGCAAGCAGAAGCTGCGCCTGTGGCCCTTCCCTCATTGA
- a CDS encoding ABC transporter substrate-binding protein, whose amino-acid sequence MKLKSLALAVAAASALAGAAPAFAQAKEQFIPVLSYRTGAYAPNGTPWANGYVDYLKLVNARGGINGVKLSFEECETGYDTARSVECYERLKGKGGGASLVQPLSTGATFAITEKAPIDKIPVVTVGYGRSESADGTVFKWNFPIAGTYWVAADAIIQAIAKKEGGLDKLKGKKIALIYHDSPYGKEPIPLLQERAKMHGFDLQLLPVTAPGVEQKATWLQVRQARPDYVLLWGWGVMNSTALKEAQATGYAREKMYGVWWAGAEPDVKDVGDGAKGYNAVTMQHGAEPQSKLVKDVVSMLHDKNQGTGPKEEVGQVLYMRGAMSAMLGVEGIRAAQERFGKGKVMTGEQVRWGLENLNLTQAKLDGLGFAGVMRPISTSCTDHMGAAWARIHTWDGKAWKFTSDWLQADEQIIKPLVKSTAAKYAAEKKLTARTPADCQS is encoded by the coding sequence ATGAAGCTGAAATCACTCGCACTCGCCGTGGCCGCCGCATCCGCGCTGGCAGGCGCGGCCCCTGCGTTCGCGCAGGCCAAGGAGCAGTTCATCCCCGTGCTGTCGTACCGCACCGGCGCCTATGCGCCGAACGGAACGCCCTGGGCCAACGGCTACGTCGACTACCTCAAGCTGGTGAACGCGCGCGGCGGCATCAACGGCGTGAAGCTCTCCTTCGAGGAATGCGAAACGGGCTACGACACCGCGCGCAGCGTGGAATGCTATGAGCGCCTGAAGGGCAAGGGCGGCGGCGCCTCGCTGGTGCAGCCGCTGTCCACCGGCGCGACCTTCGCGATCACCGAGAAGGCGCCCATCGACAAGATCCCCGTGGTGACCGTGGGCTACGGTCGCAGCGAGAGCGCCGACGGCACGGTGTTCAAGTGGAACTTCCCGATCGCCGGCACCTACTGGGTGGCGGCCGACGCGATCATCCAGGCCATCGCCAAGAAGGAAGGCGGCCTCGACAAGCTCAAGGGCAAGAAGATCGCGCTGATCTATCACGACAGCCCCTACGGCAAGGAGCCGATCCCGCTGCTGCAGGAGCGCGCGAAGATGCATGGCTTCGACCTGCAGCTGCTGCCGGTCACGGCGCCGGGCGTCGAGCAGAAGGCCACCTGGCTGCAGGTGCGCCAGGCGCGGCCCGACTACGTGCTGCTGTGGGGCTGGGGCGTGATGAACTCGACCGCGCTCAAGGAAGCACAGGCCACCGGCTATGCGCGCGAGAAGATGTACGGCGTGTGGTGGGCCGGCGCCGAACCCGACGTGAAGGACGTGGGCGACGGCGCCAAGGGCTACAACGCCGTGACCATGCAGCACGGCGCCGAGCCGCAGTCCAAGCTCGTGAAGGACGTGGTCTCGATGCTGCACGACAAGAACCAGGGCACCGGCCCGAAGGAAGAAGTGGGACAGGTGCTCTACATGCGCGGCGCCATGAGCGCGATGCTCGGCGTGGAAGGCATCCGCGCCGCGCAGGAGCGCTTCGGCAAGGGCAAGGTCATGACGGGCGAGCAGGTGCGCTGGGGGCTCGAGAACCTCAACCTCACACAGGCCAAGCTCGACGGCCTGGGCTTCGCCGGCGTGATGCGCCCGATCAGCACCTCGTGCACCGACCACATGGGCGCGGCCTGGGCGCGCATCCACACCTGGGACGGCAAGGCGTGGAAGTTCACGTCCGACTGGCTGCAGGCCGACGAGCAGATCATCAAGCCGCTCGTGAAGTCGACCGCGGCCAAGTACGCGGCCGAGAAGAAGCTCACGGCACGCACGCCCGCCGACTGCCAGAGCTAA
- a CDS encoding ABC transporter ATP-binding protein has protein sequence MSSPSIVLNVNGIEVIYNHVILVLKGVSLVVPEGGIVALLGGNGAGKTTTLRAVSNLLAGERGAVTKGSIELRGERIEALSPSELVKRGLIQVMEGRHCFAHLTIEDNLMTGAYTRKDGKAAIAETLEKVYAYFPRLKTRRTSQAAYTSGGEQQMCAIGRALMANPTMVLLDEPSMGLAPQIVEEVFEIVKDLNTKERVTFLLAEQNTNMALRYADYGYILENGRIVMDGEARSLRENEDVKEFYLGVGGADRKSFRDVKSYKRRKRWLA, from the coding sequence ATGAGTTCACCCAGCATCGTCCTCAACGTCAACGGCATCGAGGTCATCTACAACCACGTGATCCTGGTGCTCAAGGGCGTCTCGCTCGTGGTGCCCGAGGGCGGCATCGTGGCGCTGCTGGGCGGCAACGGTGCCGGCAAGACGACCACCCTGCGCGCGGTGTCCAACCTGCTGGCCGGCGAGCGAGGCGCGGTGACCAAGGGCAGCATCGAGCTGCGCGGCGAGCGCATCGAGGCGCTGTCGCCCTCCGAGCTGGTCAAGCGCGGCCTGATCCAGGTGATGGAAGGCCGGCACTGCTTCGCCCACCTGACCATCGAGGACAACCTGATGACCGGCGCCTACACGCGCAAGGACGGCAAGGCGGCGATCGCGGAGACGCTGGAGAAGGTGTATGCGTACTTCCCGCGGCTGAAGACGCGGCGCACTTCGCAGGCCGCCTACACATCGGGCGGCGAGCAGCAGATGTGCGCGATCGGCCGCGCGCTGATGGCCAACCCGACCATGGTGCTGCTCGACGAGCCCTCGATGGGCCTCGCGCCGCAGATCGTCGAGGAGGTGTTCGAGATCGTGAAGGACCTCAACACCAAGGAACGCGTGACCTTCCTGTTGGCCGAGCAGAACACCAACATGGCGCTGCGCTACGCCGACTATGGCTACATCCTGGAGAACGGCCGCATCGTGATGGACGGCGAGGCCAGGAGCCTGCGCGAGAACGAGGACGTGAAGGAGTTCTACCTTGGCGTCGGCGGTGCGGACCGCAAGAGCTTCCGCGATGTCAAGAGCTACAAGCGCCGGAAAAGGTGGTTGGCATGA
- a CDS encoding phenylacetate--CoA ligase family protein, with protein MTDHYDALEIRDPAERERDLLAALPKQIAQAQTAAPAFAKILDDVKPADITTREALAKLPVTRKTELLELQKQRRADDPFGGFSTIGRGTRMPRVFASPGTIYEPEGEARDYWRTARALHAAGFRGGELIHNSFSYHMTPAGSIMESGARAMGCTVFAGGTGQTEQQLEAMVDLKPEGYAGTPSFLKILLEKAEEKGLKLPSLTKALVSGEAFPPSLHDWIAAHGVQGTQCYATADLGLIAYETSAREGLVIDEGVLVEIVRPGTGDPVPDGEVGEIVVTTFNPDYPLVRFGTGDLSAVLAGTCPTGRTNKRIKGWLGRADQTTKVRGMFVHPSQVAEIARRFPEVQRARLVVSGEMGDDRMTFRLECAGAPAGLDARIADAVREVTKLRGTIELVAPGTLPNDGKVIEDARSYK; from the coding sequence ATGACCGACCACTACGACGCCCTCGAGATCCGCGACCCCGCCGAACGCGAGCGCGACCTGCTGGCCGCGCTGCCGAAGCAGATCGCACAGGCCCAGACCGCCGCGCCCGCGTTTGCAAAGATCCTCGACGACGTGAAGCCCGCTGACATCACCACGCGCGAAGCACTCGCAAAGCTGCCCGTCACGCGCAAGACTGAACTGCTCGAGCTGCAGAAACAGCGCCGCGCGGACGACCCCTTCGGCGGCTTTTCCACCATCGGCCGCGGCACCCGCATGCCGCGCGTGTTCGCGAGCCCCGGCACCATCTACGAACCCGAGGGCGAGGCGCGCGACTACTGGCGCACCGCGCGTGCGCTGCATGCCGCGGGCTTTCGCGGCGGCGAGCTCATCCACAACAGCTTCAGCTACCACATGACGCCCGCCGGCTCCATCATGGAAAGCGGCGCACGCGCCATGGGCTGCACCGTGTTCGCGGGCGGCACCGGCCAGACCGAGCAGCAGCTCGAAGCCATGGTCGACCTGAAGCCCGAAGGCTATGCGGGCACGCCGAGCTTCCTCAAGATCCTGCTGGAAAAGGCCGAGGAGAAGGGCCTGAAGCTGCCCTCGCTCACCAAGGCGCTTGTTTCCGGCGAAGCCTTTCCTCCGAGCCTGCACGACTGGATCGCCGCGCACGGCGTGCAGGGCACGCAGTGCTACGCGACGGCCGACCTGGGCCTGATCGCGTACGAAACCAGCGCGCGCGAAGGCCTGGTGATCGATGAGGGCGTGCTGGTCGAAATCGTGCGCCCCGGCACCGGCGACCCGGTGCCCGATGGCGAGGTCGGCGAGATCGTGGTGACCACCTTCAACCCCGACTATCCGCTGGTGCGCTTCGGCACCGGCGACCTTTCCGCCGTGCTCGCGGGCACCTGCCCCACCGGCCGCACCAACAAGCGCATCAAGGGCTGGCTCGGCCGCGCCGACCAGACCACCAAGGTGCGCGGCATGTTCGTGCACCCCTCGCAGGTGGCGGAGATCGCGCGGCGCTTTCCGGAAGTGCAGCGCGCGCGTCTCGTGGTCTCGGGCGAAATGGGCGACGACCGGATGACCTTCAGGCTCGAATGCGCGGGTGCACCGGCCGGGCTCGATGCGCGCATTGCCGATGCGGTGCGCGAAGTGACCAAGCTGCGCGGCACCATCGAGCTGGTGGCGCCGGGCACCCTGCCGAACGACGGCAAGGTGATCGAGGACGCGCGCAGCTACAAGTAG
- a CDS encoding type 1 glutamine amidotransferase domain-containing protein — translation MPTISSSLDGMKIAVLVADGFEQVEMTEPRRALDHAGAQTQIVSPLDGSVRAWKRLEPADAFEVDVPLKNANADDFDALLLPGGVANPDALRINQKAVAFVRAFVESGKPIAAICHGPWTLIDAGGVKGRKVTSWPSLRADLHNAGAKWIDKEVVVDHGLVTSRRPGGLPAFIREMTTMFELAHEVAIH, via the coding sequence ATGCCCACCATCTCTTCTTCACTGGACGGAATGAAGATTGCCGTCCTCGTGGCGGACGGTTTCGAGCAGGTCGAAATGACCGAGCCGCGCAGGGCGCTCGACCATGCCGGCGCGCAGACGCAGATCGTTTCGCCGCTCGACGGCAGCGTGCGCGCCTGGAAGCGGCTCGAGCCCGCCGACGCCTTCGAGGTCGACGTGCCGCTCAAGAACGCCAATGCCGACGATTTCGACGCGCTGCTGCTGCCCGGCGGCGTTGCCAACCCCGACGCGCTGCGCATCAACCAGAAGGCCGTGGCCTTCGTGCGTGCCTTCGTCGAGTCGGGCAAGCCCATCGCCGCCATCTGCCATGGCCCATGGACGCTCATCGATGCCGGTGGCGTGAAGGGCCGCAAGGTGACCTCGTGGCCTTCGCTGCGCGCCGACCTGCACAACGCCGGCGCGAAGTGGATCGACAAGGAGGTGGTGGTCGACCACGGCCTGGTGACGAGCCGCAGGCCCGGCGGCCTGCCCGCCTTCATCCGCGAGATGACGACGATGTTCGAGCTGGCGCACGAGGTGGCAATTCACTGA
- a CDS encoding IS1380 family transposase translates to MPKCTDVPVRFCKVGRRVVEAAFDGGDIVSDGGAVLLKQVDERIGLTRAAARVFADARRKASVRHDIRSLLAQRVYGLCCGWESVSQHNTLRHDLAHQTAVGRVVELASAPTLSRLETSATSEHAAALHAVLLDQFIASRMTTPDELVLDIDATHIPLYGDQEGAHFHAHYDNYCYLPLYIFCGQDMLACVLRPSWRDPASVLSALIKLIARRLRQAWPGVRLVVRGDSGFCRPKALRRFDAWGIDYIVGLQKNSALLERVAIAEHALAEQYEAVGTKQRLIGEFRYATRSWERERRVIARLEHGAQGRNPRFVVTSLEAGDAKSLYEDLYCARGEAENRIKEAQIDLFGRRGSCRRFASNQMRLLLAALAYTLMINLRRLALQGTQLERACTATIRVKLLKIGAAVLRNTRRIRLLLASHHPLKHVFLTAARALAP, encoded by the coding sequence GATGAGCGCATCGGCTTGACGCGCGCGGCGGCGCGCGTGTTCGCTGACGCACGGCGCAAGGCCAGCGTGCGTCACGACATTCGCAGTCTGCTCGCGCAGCGCGTGTACGGCTTGTGTTGTGGCTGGGAAAGTGTTTCGCAGCACAACACGCTGCGCCATGACCTGGCGCACCAAACGGCGGTAGGTCGTGTCGTTGAGCTGGCCTCGGCGCCGACGTTGAGCCGGTTGGAGACTTCGGCCACGAGCGAGCATGCCGCGGCGTTGCACGCTGTTTTGTTGGATCAATTCATCGCTAGCCGCATGACGACCCCCGACGAACTCGTGCTCGACATCGATGCCACGCACATCCCGCTGTACGGTGACCAGGAAGGCGCGCACTTCCACGCCCACTACGACAACTACTGCTACTTGCCGCTGTACATCTTCTGTGGGCAAGACATGCTCGCGTGCGTGCTGCGCCCGAGCTGGCGCGATCCGGCCAGCGTGCTCAGCGCGTTGATCAAGCTGATCGCGCGACGGCTGCGCCAGGCGTGGCCCGGCGTGCGGCTCGTGGTGCGCGGCGACTCCGGCTTCTGTCGCCCGAAGGCGCTGCGCCGCTTCGACGCCTGGGGCATTGACTACATCGTGGGCCTGCAGAAGAACTCCGCCTTGCTTGAACGCGTGGCCATCGCTGAACACGCGCTGGCCGAGCAGTACGAAGCCGTCGGCACGAAGCAGCGCCTGATCGGCGAGTTCCGATATGCAACGCGCAGCTGGGAGCGTGAGCGGCGCGTCATCGCGCGGCTGGAGCACGGCGCGCAAGGGCGCAATCCACGCTTCGTGGTCACGAGCCTGGAAGCGGGAGACGCCAAGTCGCTGTACGAGGACTTGTACTGCGCCCGCGGTGAGGCCGAGAACCGCATCAAGGAAGCGCAGATCGACCTGTTCGGTCGCCGCGGCAGTTGTCGCCGCTTCGCGTCCAACCAGATGCGCCTGCTGTTGGCTGCGCTGGCCTACACCTTGATGATCAACCTGCGCCGGCTGGCCCTTCAAGGCACGCAGTTGGAACGCGCGTGCACCGCCACCATCCGCGTCAAGCTGCTCAAGATCGGCGCCGCCGTGCTGCGCAATACCCGTCGCATCCGCCTGCTGCTGGCCTCGCACCACCCGCTCAAGCACGTCTTCCTCACGGCCGCTCGCGCACTGGCTCCATAG